Genomic window (Acidobacteriota bacterium):
CGCACCCTGTTCGACCTGTGCGCGGCGCGGCCCGAGCCGATTCCCTTCTTCGGAGAGATGGGGTCGATCAACCCCAACTTCGTGCTGCCCGCGGCCCTTGCCAATCGGACGACCGAGCTGGCCCAGGGCTGGGCTGGCTCCTTGACCCTCGGCGCCGGCCAGTTCTGCACCAACCCGGGCGTGGTCTTCCTGCAGGACGGAGAGGCCGCCGAGCAGTTCGTCCAGCAGGCGACCGCGGCCCTTTCAGAGGCCGAGCCCCAGACCATGCTGACCGACGGCATTGCGCGATCCTTCAGGGCGAGCGCTGAACGGCTCGGCGAGATCGAAGGCGTCGCCAAGCGCTTCGGCAGCTCCGCAGAAGGACGAGCCGCGACCCCTTTTCTCAACGAAACCAATGGCGCCACCTGGCGGTCGACGCCCGAGCTCGCGGAAGAAGTCTTCGGCCCCCTGGGCCTCGTCGTCCGGGTCTCCTCCGCCGAAGAGCTCCTCGACATTGCCTCCTCCCTCCACGGGCAGCTCACCGCCACCCTCCATCTCGAAGAGGCCGACCATCAGGTCGCCGCCCGCCTGCTGCCGGTTCTCGAGCAAAAGGCCGGCAGAATCCTCGCCAACGGCTTTCCCACCGGCGTCGAAGTCGACGCCGCCATGATGCACGGCGGCCCTTATCCAGCGAGCACCAACGCCAGCACCACCTCCGTGGGCACTCTGGCCATCCGGAGATTCCTCCGGCCGGTCTGTTACCAGAACCTGCCGGAGGGGTTGCTGCCGTTGGATCTGCAGGGGTAGCGCCCGCAGCGGGCGACTCGGAACCGAAGTGGCCCGGCCGAGGCCTCGCTGAGATGGAGGGGAGGAGGGCCTAACTGAGCTCGCCGCAGTCGGCGATCACGACCTTCTTGCTGGTCTGACCGCTACCGCTACCCAGCGCCTCGACGGCGCTGACCACGTCCATGCCCTCGACCACCTTCCCGAACACCACGTGCTTGCCGTCCAGCCACGCGGTCTGCACCGTGGTCAGGAAAAACTGCGAACCGTTGGT
Coding sequences:
- a CDS encoding aldehyde dehydrogenase (NADP(+)), yielding MTKPTGKHLIAGEWVDGTGTFYSTPATGEPFAFSNGTADLADRAARAAAEAFVTYGQSSRQRRAELLDAIASQLEKSGEEITHLAQCESGLPAARLQGELGRTTGQLRLFAEHILAGDYLERQTTAALPDRAPLPRPELRLLMRPVGPVVVFGASNFPLAFSTAGGDTASALAAGCPVIVKGHPAHPATGEAVAQAILAALQETGTPLGTFGYLLDSGYQVARTLVQHPAVKAVGFTGSLKAGRTLFDLCAARPEPIPFFGEMGSINPNFVLPAALANRTTELAQGWAGSLTLGAGQFCTNPGVVFLQDGEAAEQFVQQATAALSEAEPQTMLTDGIARSFRASAERLGEIEGVAKRFGSSAEGRAATPFLNETNGATWRSTPELAEEVFGPLGLVVRVSSAEELLDIASSLHGQLTATLHLEEADHQVAARLLPVLEQKAGRILANGFPTGVEVDAAMMHGGPYPASTNASTTSVGTLAIRRFLRPVCYQNLPEGLLPLDLQG